In Wenyingzhuangia fucanilytica, the following are encoded in one genomic region:
- the argS gene encoding arginine--tRNA ligase, whose protein sequence is MSIQNHLEIAVKKAFVEIFETEIPTVEFQATRKEFDGDITIVVFAFLRFVKGNPVQIGTQIGEYLKENVSLVTDFNVVKGFLNISINPSFFVDTFYEIYQTENYGITNPAPTDKAVMVEYSSPNTNKPLHLGHVRNNLLGFSVAEIIAASGKKVYKTQIINDRGIHICKSMLAWQKFGNAETPESTGLKGDKLVGNYYVAFDKAYKEEINNLIAEGKTEEEAKKQAPILLEAQEMLRKWEAGDKEVVNLWKTMNQWVYDGFAVSYKNLGVTFDKNYYESETYLLGKDCVQDGLDKGVFFKKEDGSVWIDLSDEGLDEKLVLRGDGTSVYITQDLGTAIQRFQEFDINALTYTVGNEQDYHFKVLFLILKKLGFSWADNMYHLSYGMVDLPTGKMKSREGTVVDADDLMDEMVNTAREISQELGKLEGYTQEKKEELYNIIGMGALKYYILKVDPKKRILFDPKESIDFNGNTGPFIQYTYARIQSILRKADFDYTAQQQVELSDKELAVVKTLQLYPETVQLAAKNHSPALIANYTYDLVKEYNSFYQSSYILGCEEENVKIFRTQLSAQVGDTIKSAFNLLGIDVPERM, encoded by the coding sequence ATGAGTATCCAAAACCATTTAGAAATTGCCGTTAAAAAAGCATTTGTAGAAATTTTTGAAACTGAAATTCCAACGGTAGAATTCCAAGCAACTCGTAAAGAATTTGATGGAGATATCACCATAGTGGTTTTTGCATTTTTAAGATTTGTAAAAGGGAACCCTGTACAAATAGGAACTCAAATTGGAGAGTATCTTAAAGAAAATGTGAGTTTGGTTACAGACTTTAACGTGGTAAAAGGATTCTTAAATATTTCTATTAATCCAAGTTTTTTTGTAGATACTTTTTATGAAATTTATCAAACAGAAAACTACGGAATTACCAACCCTGCTCCTACAGACAAGGCAGTAATGGTAGAATATTCTTCGCCTAACACAAACAAACCTTTACATTTAGGTCATGTTCGTAATAATTTATTAGGTTTTTCTGTTGCAGAAATTATTGCCGCTAGTGGTAAAAAAGTATACAAAACTCAAATTATTAACGACCGTGGAATTCATATTTGTAAAAGTATGTTGGCTTGGCAAAAATTTGGGAATGCAGAAACTCCTGAAAGTACAGGATTAAAAGGTGATAAATTAGTAGGTAATTATTATGTAGCTTTTGATAAAGCATATAAAGAAGAAATTAACAATTTAATTGCTGAAGGAAAAACCGAAGAAGAAGCTAAAAAACAAGCTCCAATTTTATTAGAAGCACAAGAAATGTTGCGTAAATGGGAGGCTGGTGATAAAGAAGTTGTAAATCTTTGGAAAACCATGAACCAATGGGTGTATGATGGTTTTGCAGTATCATATAAAAATTTAGGAGTTACTTTTGATAAAAATTATTACGAAAGCGAAACTTACCTTTTAGGAAAAGATTGTGTACAAGATGGTTTAGACAAAGGAGTCTTCTTTAAAAAAGAAGACGGTTCTGTTTGGATAGATTTATCTGACGAAGGTTTAGATGAAAAATTAGTTTTACGTGGTGATGGAACTTCTGTTTACATTACCCAAGATTTAGGAACTGCCATTCAACGTTTTCAAGAATTTGATATTAACGCATTAACTTATACTGTTGGTAACGAACAAGATTATCACTTTAAAGTATTATTCTTAATCTTAAAAAAATTAGGTTTTTCTTGGGCAGACAACATGTACCATCTTTCTTACGGAATGGTAGATTTGCCAACTGGTAAAATGAAATCTAGAGAAGGAACCGTAGTAGATGCCGATGATTTAATGGACGAAATGGTAAATACTGCTCGTGAAATTTCTCAAGAATTAGGAAAGTTAGAAGGATATACTCAAGAGAAAAAAGAAGAGTTGTACAATATTATAGGTATGGGAGCTTTAAAATATTACATTTTAAAAGTAGACCCTAAAAAAAGAATTTTATTCGACCCTAAAGAATCTATTGACTTTAACGGAAATACTGGTCCTTTTATACAATATACTTACGCTAGAATTCAGTCTATCTTAAGAAAAGCTGATTTTGATTATACTGCTCAACAACAAGTTGAACTTTCTGACAAAGAATTAGCAGTAGTTAAAACGTTACAATTATATCCAGAAACAGTTCAGTTGGCGGCCAAAAACCACAGTCCTGCTTTAATTGCTAATTATACATATGATTTGGTAAAAGAATACAACTCATTCTACCAAAGCTCATATATTTTAGGATGCGAAGAAGAAAATGTTAAAATATTTAGAACACAATTATCCGCACAAGTTGGAGATACTATTAAATCTGCCTTTAATTTATTAGGAATAGATGTTCCTGAAAGAATGTAA